From one Bacteroides fragilis NCTC 9343 genomic stretch:
- a CDS encoding RagB/SusD family nutrient uptake outer membrane protein — MKKILLALLTSCALVSCEGYFDQLPKTELPSETFYTSYDAALRNVAILYANAGHVNDGIMTSDRFMMPSLMNEGPFDLTSTSGSVLNLWSKHYAYIAQANLILERLETNKEVIDENAGHSALDKATITGSATEMLMGEVRFLRAYAYFTLYRYYGGVPLIIEPTGPKPDYVPRATRQEMFKFLYDEMAYALDKCLDNRSGIAYGRVTKGAVAGMLAKMKIFHASYIRRAEMYGNKINETTADGVDKTTLYADAVKLCDDIIAGVYGTYKLEEYFPAVFTKRNNEIMFSVLAEEGVGTGNKIPMGFAGEGKYGATGGSNLTSWLTLLYDIPMWEHNYSFKDVCMDYGQVDRFNAESPKPGTTPYDLQNLYDRTGKYTITGDITRRMWSSVKGWVTGPNSGGAPIGLWVFEPAGRELGPEFYIEPGKVNDYTEEQLKVMDVALESHERAWWKNETNGQNKPNLWNCNWWQLGKFRNLNPSELSSTFDINYGGVDYPVLRLAEIYLLKAEAQIMQGHVSEGVKTMNIIRDRACHQGSIKDMFVSQGDAPYTYQPGSVMMIPTNISPANALKELMYERLRELAAEDDCGWLDVARFPDVSMVDLADICRYRDPLQFFDPFGDPARGEYLWHLFNEEKVYRVLMPIPFTELSFFPEMKQNPGYF; from the coding sequence ATGAAAAAAATATTATTAGCCCTTTTAACCTCTTGCGCCTTAGTGTCGTGTGAGGGGTATTTCGACCAGTTACCGAAAACAGAACTTCCGTCTGAAACTTTCTATACTTCCTATGATGCTGCTTTACGTAATGTAGCTATATTGTATGCTAATGCAGGGCATGTCAATGATGGAATTATGACCAGTGACCGGTTTATGATGCCTTCATTGATGAATGAAGGTCCGTTCGACCTGACTTCGACATCGGGTAGTGTACTGAATTTGTGGTCAAAGCATTATGCGTATATTGCACAGGCAAATCTGATACTTGAGAGGCTGGAAACCAATAAAGAGGTGATTGATGAGAATGCAGGACATTCTGCATTGGATAAAGCTACGATCACCGGATCAGCTACTGAAATGCTGATGGGAGAAGTTCGTTTCCTCCGGGCTTATGCTTACTTTACATTGTATCGTTATTATGGCGGTGTACCTCTGATTATAGAGCCTACCGGACCGAAGCCGGATTATGTGCCGCGAGCAACCCGCCAGGAGATGTTCAAGTTCCTCTATGACGAGATGGCCTATGCATTGGACAAGTGTTTGGATAACCGTTCGGGCATTGCTTATGGTCGTGTTACCAAAGGTGCCGTAGCCGGTATGTTGGCAAAAATGAAAATATTCCACGCTTCTTATATCCGCCGTGCAGAAATGTATGGAAACAAGATTAATGAAACAACAGCTGATGGTGTAGATAAGACAACGTTATATGCTGATGCAGTGAAGTTGTGTGACGATATCATTGCCGGCGTGTACGGAACTTATAAGTTGGAAGAATATTTCCCTGCTGTATTTACCAAACGAAATAACGAGATTATGTTCAGTGTATTGGCAGAAGAAGGAGTCGGTACAGGAAACAAGATACCTATGGGGTTTGCCGGTGAAGGTAAATACGGAGCAACCGGTGGAAGCAATCTTACTTCGTGGCTGACGTTGCTGTATGATATACCGATGTGGGAACATAATTACAGCTTCAAGGACGTATGTATGGACTATGGCCAGGTAGATCGTTTCAATGCCGAAAGTCCGAAGCCCGGAACGACTCCTTATGACTTGCAGAATCTCTATGATCGTACCGGAAAGTACACCATAACCGGAGACATTACCCGTCGTATGTGGAGTTCGGTGAAAGGCTGGGTAACCGGTCCTAACAGTGGTGGAGCTCCTATCGGGTTGTGGGTGTTTGAACCTGCCGGACGTGAATTAGGCCCCGAGTTTTATATTGAGCCGGGTAAGGTGAACGATTACACCGAAGAACAGCTCAAAGTAATGGATGTAGCTCTTGAAAGTCATGAACGGGCGTGGTGGAAGAATGAAACGAATGGGCAGAACAAGCCTAACTTGTGGAACTGTAATTGGTGGCAATTAGGTAAATTCCGTAACCTGAACCCGAGTGAGTTGAGTTCAACCTTTGATATTAATTATGGTGGAGTGGACTATCCTGTTTTACGTTTGGCAGAGATTTACTTGCTGAAAGCGGAGGCACAAATCATGCAGGGCCATGTTTCGGAAGGAGTGAAAACGATGAATATTATCCGTGATCGTGCTTGCCATCAAGGATCTATTAAAGATATGTTTGTTTCTCAGGGAGATGCTCCTTATACTTATCAACCGGGTTCGGTTATGATGATTCCGACTAATATCAGTCCGGCTAATGCACTGAAAGAGTTGATGTATGAACGTTTACGCGAATTGGCAGCCGAGGATGATTGCGGATGGCTCGATGTAGCACGTTTCCCTGATGTTTCAATGGTTGATCTGGCTGATATCTGCCGTTATCGCGATCCTCTACAATTCTTTGATCCGTTTGGTGATCCGGCGCGTGGGGAATACCTTTGGCATCTTTTTAATGAAGAGAAAGTGTACCGTGTGCTGATGCCGATACCGTTTACCGAGTTATCGTTCTTCCCAGAAATGAAACAAAATCCGGGATATTTTTAA
- a CDS encoding glycyl-radical enzyme activating protein, producing the protein MYIFAIVNPNTMKTGTIFSVEEFAIHDGPGIRTTIFLKGCPLRCAWCHNPEGISPQPQYMIKKGVKSICGYQITVEELVTMIEKNRSIYTLNRGGVTLTGGEPLFQPDFVIELLRQLPDIHTAIETSGYANTHIFNEVTSLADLILFDIKHTDPEMHRKYTGVDNAIILENLALLCNSGRDFIIRIPLIPGVNDTRENMSAILEKIKDARNLIRVEILRYHRTAGAKYAMIGETYHPPFDTGKAPQIYNVFEENNIKNLIV; encoded by the coding sequence ATGTATATATTTGCCATTGTTAATCCAAACACAATGAAAACAGGAACAATATTCAGTGTCGAGGAATTTGCCATCCATGACGGACCGGGAATCCGAACAACGATATTTCTCAAGGGATGTCCTCTACGCTGTGCATGGTGCCATAATCCCGAAGGTATATCGCCACAGCCGCAATACATGATTAAAAAAGGAGTTAAAAGTATTTGTGGATATCAGATAACTGTGGAAGAATTGGTTACCATGATCGAAAAGAACCGGTCCATTTATACGCTCAACCGGGGAGGAGTTACACTAACCGGCGGAGAACCCTTATTTCAACCGGATTTTGTTATCGAACTGCTCCGACAACTTCCGGACATACATACGGCTATCGAAACAAGCGGATACGCAAACACTCACATTTTCAATGAGGTTACTTCTTTAGCTGATCTTATTTTATTCGACATCAAACATACGGACCCGGAAATGCACCGGAAATATACAGGAGTGGATAATGCGATTATACTGGAAAATCTTGCTTTACTCTGTAATTCCGGACGAGATTTTATCATTCGGATACCTTTAATCCCGGGTGTTAATGATACCCGGGAAAACATGAGTGCCATTCTTGAAAAAATCAAAGATGCCAGGAACCTGATACGTGTCGAAATCCTTAGATATCACCGTACAGCAGGTGCCAAATACGCAATGATCGGAGAAACGTATCATCCTCCGTTCGATACCGGAAAGGCGCCACAAATCTATAATGTATTTGAAGAAAATAATATCAAAAATCTAATTGTATGA
- a CDS encoding SusC/RagA family TonB-linked outer membrane protein has product MNLKDLNNLRADTEGRIKTVFLICMFVLVSAGGFAQNTKSISGTVREKGSNETVIGATVQVKGTHNGVITNENGEYTIKNVSPGQVLVFSMIGMNTVEKTVGSQNRIDVLMDAGVLIDEVVVTGYQTQRKVDLTGSVSSLSSDQFMQTNPLSLEQALKGKISGVQVMNNDGAPGGGITIKIRGASSITAGSSPLYVIDGFPLPISDDPLESPLATISPDAIESISILKDVSSTAIYGAQGANGVVLITTKKGSAGMSEISVKATYGISKLANSILMLGAEDYMRAYMRDMIMSGRWQNADFYQEYKDQIWNTNPSRFQFYPDLCLQNGTKQNYEVSYRGGTDRIQNSTIFSLMNEDGIAINTGFKRFYFQTNNSIKLLPQLTLNTNLSYEHNIRSGAFWTEGNIFNEIQTFSPLVPKEWTFQEIDDNLYYTGKMDNPYRKLKDIDYSNKNNTFFGQAELVYNINDNWFVKGGIGVRIPKGEVKEFIPKTIQRGYDNNGLATYATQSGLNMRGVVQAGFNKVFNKVHSLSVNAVYEANTNKYETFNQEYSQFNTDLGWEGIYDAKSGNHVKSPGVSYEKIAMLSGVLMANYSYKGRYLLKASMRADGSSKFSPDNRWGFFPSGALGWRVSEEEFFKNVSWLEKNVNNLKLRFSYGQVGNDQIAPYAYAQTLSSSQRQAIFGDGAIPALYTSRMANPEISWEVTEEFNGGLDLDMFNNRLNISLDLYTKTTRDMLLEQNLPRTSGFGKVTRNIGSVRNRGFEISVGGVLIDKKDFTWNATVNFSSNQSKVLSLGAETQMLEGRPVGSASGSENVLIKKGYPLGLFYGLQMEGIRSNWHSDYNGIGSADSPWWYATEREMPYGFPSFADTNGDGKVDMSDRVVIGDVNPVFIGGLNTRLRWKFIELAMDFSWSYGNDIINGNVYNLMNNGDIRNKSAVYYKDAWFANNPTGTFTGPGAIDWSGYMWAASNSEMVEDGSFLKMNNLAVTFRMPKNILKAWKIKDLALTYTINNVFCLTNYSGYDPEVRSGSSVNNRILPGVDISAYPYARSHIFSLNFKY; this is encoded by the coding sequence ATGAATCTAAAAGATCTGAACAACCTTAGAGCAGATACGGAAGGCAGGATAAAAACCGTCTTCTTAATATGCATGTTTGTGCTGGTGTCTGCAGGTGGATTTGCTCAAAACACAAAGAGCATTTCGGGTACGGTGAGAGAGAAAGGCAGTAATGAAACTGTTATTGGTGCCACTGTACAAGTGAAAGGAACACACAATGGGGTGATTACTAATGAGAATGGGGAGTATACAATTAAAAATGTATCTCCGGGACAAGTACTTGTTTTCTCAATGATTGGTATGAATACGGTTGAAAAAACTGTAGGTAGCCAAAATCGGATAGATGTACTGATGGATGCGGGAGTATTGATTGACGAGGTGGTAGTGACCGGTTATCAGACTCAGCGTAAAGTGGACTTGACCGGATCTGTATCCAGTTTGAGTTCCGATCAGTTCATGCAAACCAACCCGTTAAGTCTGGAGCAGGCTTTGAAAGGAAAAATATCCGGTGTGCAGGTAATGAACAATGATGGTGCGCCGGGTGGTGGAATTACGATTAAGATTCGTGGAGCCAGTTCTATTACGGCAGGTAGTTCACCTCTGTATGTCATCGATGGTTTTCCTCTCCCTATTTCGGACGATCCTCTGGAAAGTCCTTTGGCTACTATCTCTCCTGATGCAATCGAGAGTATCTCTATCCTGAAAGACGTATCATCAACTGCCATTTATGGGGCACAGGGGGCTAATGGCGTTGTGTTGATTACTACGAAGAAAGGATCGGCCGGTATGAGTGAAATCTCTGTGAAGGCTACTTACGGTATCAGTAAACTGGCAAATTCTATTCTAATGCTGGGTGCGGAAGACTATATGCGTGCGTATATGCGTGATATGATTATGAGCGGACGCTGGCAAAATGCTGATTTCTATCAGGAATATAAAGATCAGATATGGAATACCAATCCTTCCCGTTTCCAATTCTATCCCGATCTTTGTTTGCAGAATGGTACTAAACAGAATTATGAAGTTTCTTACAGAGGGGGAACAGACCGCATACAGAACTCTACAATCTTTTCGTTGATGAATGAAGACGGTATTGCCATCAATACCGGATTTAAACGATTCTATTTCCAAACGAATAATAGCATTAAATTGCTTCCGCAATTGACTTTGAACACAAATCTTTCATATGAACACAATATTCGTAGCGGTGCTTTCTGGACAGAAGGTAATATTTTTAACGAAATACAGACTTTCTCTCCGCTTGTTCCTAAAGAATGGACTTTTCAGGAGATAGATGATAACCTTTACTATACAGGTAAGATGGATAACCCTTATAGAAAATTAAAAGATATTGATTACTCTAACAAGAATAATACTTTCTTCGGTCAGGCAGAGTTGGTTTACAATATCAATGATAACTGGTTTGTAAAAGGAGGTATTGGTGTGCGTATACCCAAAGGTGAAGTGAAAGAATTTATCCCGAAAACCATTCAGAGAGGCTACGATAATAACGGATTGGCCACATACGCTACGCAAAGTGGATTAAATATGCGTGGAGTAGTCCAGGCCGGATTTAATAAAGTGTTCAACAAAGTACATAGTCTCTCGGTAAATGCCGTATACGAGGCTAATACCAACAAGTATGAAACCTTTAATCAGGAATATTCTCAGTTTAATACCGATTTGGGATGGGAAGGTATTTATGATGCAAAAAGTGGTAATCATGTGAAATCTCCCGGTGTATCTTACGAGAAGATAGCAATGCTTTCGGGGGTATTGATGGCTAACTACTCTTATAAAGGGCGTTATTTATTGAAAGCATCTATGCGTGCTGACGGTTCTTCTAAATTCAGCCCTGATAATCGTTGGGGATTTTTCCCGTCCGGAGCATTGGGTTGGAGAGTTTCAGAAGAAGAATTTTTTAAGAATGTATCTTGGTTGGAGAAGAACGTTAATAACTTGAAACTACGTTTTAGCTATGGTCAGGTAGGTAACGATCAGATTGCTCCGTATGCTTATGCACAGACCTTATCTTCCAGCCAGAGACAAGCCATTTTTGGTGACGGAGCTATTCCGGCCTTGTACACCAGCCGTATGGCAAACCCCGAAATCAGTTGGGAAGTAACGGAAGAGTTTAACGGCGGTCTCGATTTAGATATGTTTAATAACCGGCTGAATATTTCATTGGATCTCTATACCAAGACAACTCGTGATATGCTGCTTGAACAGAATCTGCCACGTACTTCCGGTTTTGGAAAAGTAACCAGGAATATCGGTTCGGTACGTAACCGTGGATTTGAAATCAGTGTAGGCGGTGTGCTGATTGATAAGAAAGACTTTACGTGGAATGCAACAGTGAACTTTAGTTCCAATCAGTCCAAAGTACTGAGTCTAGGTGCTGAGACACAGATGTTGGAAGGGCGTCCGGTGGGTTCTGCTTCGGGTTCGGAAAATGTCCTGATAAAAAAGGGATATCCTCTCGGACTGTTCTATGGTTTGCAAATGGAAGGTATTCGCAGTAATTGGCATTCTGACTATAATGGTATAGGCAGTGCTGATTCTCCTTGGTGGTATGCCACTGAAAGAGAGATGCCATACGGATTCCCATCTTTTGCAGATACCAATGGAGACGGGAAAGTGGATATGAGTGACCGTGTCGTGATAGGAGATGTGAATCCGGTATTTATCGGTGGCTTGAACACCCGTTTGCGCTGGAAATTCATTGAACTGGCTATGGACTTCAGCTGGTCATACGGAAATGATATAATCAATGGTAATGTATACAATCTGATGAACAATGGCGATATTCGTAATAAGTCGGCCGTATACTATAAAGATGCTTGGTTTGCTAATAATCCTACCGGTACTTTTACAGGTCCTGGTGCAATTGATTGGTCCGGGTATATGTGGGCTGCTTCCAACTCTGAAATGGTGGAAGATGGTTCGTTCCTGAAGATGAATAACCTGGCTGTAACTTTCCGTATGCCGAAAAATATATTAAAGGCTTGGAAAATTAAGGACCTGGCTCTGACATATACGATTAACAATGTTTTCTGTTTAACGAACTATTCGGGATATGATCCTGAGGTACGTAGTGGCAGCTCTGTAAATAATCGTATTCTTCCGGGAGTCGATATCTCGGCTTATCCGTATGCCCGGTCTCATATATTCTCACTTAATTTTAAATACTAA
- a CDS encoding two-component regulator propeller domain-containing protein encodes MKKSTFTLILFFSSVILYAQQNELMFHSLGSQHGLTYSAVRDILQDSKGYIWIATLKGLNRYDGYNIKQYYKSDDGLSSNCIEKLLLLGQDTLLMGTNEGLCLYDMMREKFTTIVPQTKAPLYVLDMAYDGRSVFIASDSGLYAYSKTEQSMPLLHKGLIVKVTLDMNGNVWAVSPNTIYCFRPNGQMTRKITATEVSPDYPVEFTSIYKDSQGTLWLGTTENGLYRYNKNYNQFVSVEFASQDRKDMRYIRCIQEDMRGNLWIGTENGLFIYDYTDNSYIQYRQHAKDVQSGLTDNAIYTIYKSRGDIMWIGTFFGGVSYTSLTENNFHYLIADNGKQYLKGKAISNIIKDKNGALWFASEDHGISILYPDGHIRYLNKSTHPSLNGDNVHALAEDHSGNIWIGNFIDGLQKVDLAKGYIRSYKNIAGGHAGLSNNSIYKLYVHNPDTMFIGTSQGVNIYHFRTDSFTPFLPDVFRLIRIDDITRDLKGNIWFSTHFNGIFRYHIPTHSIHRYQKGVTGCKTMTSDNIYCSFVDSKGEVWFGTSNGGLMKYNARADSIQAFGKENELRQRDIYSIQEDSFGYLWMSTDNGIFSFNPESRSFAHYKVSDNLVSNQFNACPGYKDPDGTLFFGSINGVCFFRPEGLNHNSPTNDIHLTFSDFRIFNKHVQPSPDGILQNNIDSTSVIRLPHGMNTLTFDFLVINYNENCQSQLSCEYYLEGMETEWNATQQIPQSVTYTNLDPGTYQFHVRVIGKNGVVFDRRKITINIRPHFLLSGFMITIYSLIGLLISFIIVRFYQVRMRDKMDIRIERMEKNNLRELNKHKLNFFTYITHEFKTPLSILMAVFEDISIGRNNTITGEEMKIINRNIQRLQFLINQLLEFRSVETDHARIEYVKGDIMTYGRSIFELFIPVFRQKQIVFQYATSADSYYTVFDRDKIEKIISNLLSNAFKHSDPQSEINFRIDVDKASGQLILSCHNSSSYIHPEQREAVMQPFHKTDSSDQKYSNTGIGLALVNGLVQLLSGTVEIESHQNSGTTFKVKLPLVEDSKDMIAPDETLDIVNSPDVVADTVYLLNNSGLKEDMNAANAEKKMTVLLVEDNPDINNILKSKLLRLYKVKTAYNGQEAVELLKTHIIDIIISDIMMPYMDGYELSKYIKTSREYSHIPVILITSQPSKENELQGLSAGADAYIEKPFTFDELNLRITNLLKAKNNIREHYHDMKIFQLNEELNNKDEEFIKSLTQFVIEHIENPELSVDQPTTHMNISRTQLYNKLKKLLNLSATEFINKIKIDVAKVKIIKTNLTIAEISWQLGFNNPSYFSKTFKRFCGVTPNEFKNGKSQ; translated from the coding sequence ATGAAGAAGAGCACTTTTACCCTGATTTTATTTTTTTCTTCTGTTATCCTATATGCACAACAGAACGAACTTATGTTCCACTCCCTGGGTAGTCAACACGGACTTACCTATAGTGCCGTACGGGATATTCTGCAGGATTCAAAAGGATATATTTGGATTGCAACCCTCAAAGGACTGAACAGGTATGATGGATACAACATCAAACAATATTATAAGTCAGATGACGGACTCTCTTCAAACTGCATCGAGAAACTGCTACTCCTCGGTCAGGATACTCTATTGATGGGTACCAATGAAGGACTGTGCTTGTATGATATGATGAGAGAGAAGTTCACCACTATTGTTCCGCAAACCAAGGCCCCACTATATGTATTGGACATGGCCTACGACGGACGTTCAGTTTTCATTGCGTCCGATTCCGGGCTATATGCATATAGTAAGACAGAGCAAAGTATGCCACTACTCCATAAGGGATTGATTGTAAAAGTAACGCTGGATATGAATGGAAATGTATGGGCAGTGAGTCCAAATACGATTTATTGTTTCCGCCCAAACGGACAAATGACCAGAAAAATCACAGCTACTGAGGTTTCTCCGGATTATCCTGTCGAGTTTACTTCTATTTATAAAGATTCGCAGGGGACTCTATGGCTGGGGACGACCGAAAACGGACTGTACCGATACAACAAAAACTATAATCAATTCGTATCCGTGGAGTTCGCTTCACAAGACAGAAAGGATATGCGTTATATTCGCTGCATCCAAGAAGATATGCGTGGAAATTTATGGATCGGAACCGAAAACGGACTTTTCATCTATGACTATACAGATAACAGCTACATACAATATCGGCAGCATGCAAAAGATGTCCAATCCGGACTGACCGATAATGCGATCTATACTATTTATAAAAGCCGGGGTGACATTATGTGGATCGGCACTTTCTTCGGAGGGGTCAGTTACACCAGCCTGACCGAAAATAATTTCCACTACCTGATAGCAGATAATGGGAAACAATACCTGAAAGGAAAAGCAATCAGCAACATCATTAAAGATAAAAACGGAGCTTTGTGGTTTGCATCCGAAGATCATGGAATTTCTATTCTTTACCCGGATGGTCACATCAGGTATTTAAACAAATCGACACACCCGTCATTAAACGGAGATAATGTCCATGCATTAGCCGAAGATCACTCCGGTAATATCTGGATTGGCAACTTTATCGATGGGTTGCAAAAAGTCGATTTAGCAAAAGGCTATATTCGTTCATATAAAAACATAGCAGGGGGACACGCGGGACTATCCAATAATTCAATCTATAAACTTTATGTTCATAATCCTGATACTATGTTTATAGGAACCAGCCAAGGTGTCAATATCTATCATTTCCGGACCGATTCATTCACTCCCTTCCTTCCGGATGTATTCCGGCTTATACGTATTGACGACATCACACGTGATCTCAAAGGAAATATCTGGTTTTCCACACATTTCAACGGTATTTTTCGGTATCATATTCCGACCCATAGTATCCATCGATATCAAAAAGGAGTGACAGGCTGTAAAACAATGACCAGCGATAATATTTATTGTAGTTTTGTTGACTCCAAAGGAGAGGTCTGGTTCGGTACCAGCAACGGAGGATTGATGAAATACAATGCACGTGCAGACAGTATACAGGCATTCGGAAAGGAGAATGAACTCCGGCAAAGAGATATTTATTCCATACAGGAAGATAGCTTTGGCTATTTATGGATGAGTACGGATAACGGTATCTTCTCTTTCAATCCGGAAAGTCGGAGTTTTGCCCATTATAAAGTATCCGATAATCTGGTTTCCAACCAGTTCAATGCCTGTCCGGGCTATAAAGATCCTGACGGTACCCTTTTCTTTGGCAGTATCAATGGGGTATGCTTCTTCCGACCGGAAGGACTGAACCATAACAGTCCTACAAACGATATTCATCTGACTTTCTCGGATTTCAGGATTTTTAATAAACACGTACAACCATCACCGGACGGCATTCTACAGAATAATATCGACAGCACATCTGTCATTCGCTTACCTCACGGTATGAATACCCTGACTTTTGATTTTCTGGTAATCAACTATAATGAAAATTGCCAATCACAACTTTCCTGTGAATACTATCTGGAAGGTATGGAGACCGAATGGAATGCAACACAACAAATCCCACAATCAGTCACATATACCAACCTTGATCCGGGCACCTACCAATTTCACGTACGGGTCATAGGAAAAAACGGAGTTGTATTCGACCGTCGGAAAATAACCATTAACATTCGTCCTCACTTTTTGCTGAGTGGTTTCATGATCACTATTTATTCTCTTATCGGACTTCTTATCAGTTTTATAATTGTCCGCTTCTACCAAGTGCGTATGCGAGACAAAATGGATATCCGCATCGAAAGAATGGAAAAAAACAACCTGCGCGAACTGAATAAACACAAGCTGAATTTTTTCACTTATATCACCCATGAGTTTAAGACTCCTTTATCTATCCTTATGGCTGTATTCGAAGATATATCAATCGGACGAAACAATACAATTACCGGTGAAGAAATGAAAATCATCAATCGGAATATCCAACGGCTTCAATTCCTGATCAATCAACTTTTGGAATTTCGTTCTGTAGAAACCGACCATGCACGCATCGAATATGTCAAAGGAGATATTATGACTTATGGACGCAGCATCTTCGAACTGTTTATTCCCGTCTTCAGACAAAAGCAGATTGTTTTTCAATATGCAACTTCAGCCGACTCTTATTATACGGTATTCGATAGAGACAAGATAGAGAAAATCATCAGTAATCTGCTCAGCAATGCTTTCAAACATTCTGATCCTCAAAGTGAAATAAACTTCAGGATTGATGTAGACAAAGCTTCCGGACAATTGATTCTCTCCTGTCATAACAGCAGTTCATATATTCATCCGGAACAGCGGGAAGCTGTCATGCAGCCTTTTCACAAAACCGATTCATCCGATCAAAAGTATTCCAATACGGGTATTGGACTGGCTTTGGTGAATGGTCTAGTTCAGCTGCTTTCAGGAACAGTTGAGATAGAAAGTCATCAAAATAGCGGTACGACCTTTAAAGTAAAATTACCTTTGGTCGAAGACTCTAAGGATATGATTGCACCGGACGAAACTTTGGATATCGTTAACTCACCCGACGTAGTGGCAGATACTGTATACCTGCTCAATAACTCCGGACTAAAAGAGGATATGAATGCTGCAAATGCCGAGAAAAAGATGACTGTACTTTTGGTGGAAGATAATCCGGATATCAATAACATTTTAAAAAGTAAGCTACTCCGTTTATATAAGGTGAAAACGGCTTATAACGGACAGGAAGCTGTAGAGTTGCTAAAAACACATATCATCGACATTATCATCAGTGACATTATGATGCCTTATATGGACGGATATGAATTGAGTAAATATATTAAAACTTCTCGTGAGTACTCCCATATCCCGGTCATTCTCATCACTTCACAGCCTTCGAAAGAAAACGAATTGCAAGGTTTATCTGCAGGAGCCGACGCCTATATCGAAAAACCATTCACTTTCGATGAATTGAATCTTAGAATTACCAACTTGCTTAAAGCCAAAAATAATATCCGCGAACATTATCACGACATGAAAATATTCCAACTCAATGAAGAACTCAACAACAAAGACGAGGAATTTATCAAATCATTGACACAATTCGTCATCGAACACATTGAGAACCCGGAATTGAGTGTCGACCAACCGACCACTCACATGAATATCAGTCGAACTCAACTATACAATAAACTGAAAAAACTATTAAACCTGAGTGCAACCGAGTTTATCAATAAAATCAAGATCGATGTTGCTAAAGTAAAGATTATAAAGACTAATCTGACTATTGCTGAAATCTCATGGCAACTCGGATTCAATAATCCCAGCTATTTCAGTAAGACATTCAAGCGTTTTTGTGGAGTGACACCTAATGAATTTAAAAACGGTAAAAGCCAATAG